The sequence GCATCATGTCGGCGACTTCCGCCACTGTCAGAAAACGCACGTCCGTCAGGTCGTCCGACATGATCCTGCCTCGGGTTCGGGCCGGGGCCTCACGCGCTGTGCTCAGTGCGGTCTCTTCCGGCGTCTTGGGGCCGCCTGAGTGTTACTCGTGTGCCCCGTGGCTACTTTAGGGGCGCATGTGACCCGGGGGCAAGCGGCTGCGTCACCCCTGTTCGCGGTGCCCAAGACGCTTCTTGATCGGGCCCGGGATCCGGTTCTGCGCGCCGGCCACGACGCGGCCCAGAGTGGTGCCCACCTCGCCGACGTCGGGGAGGTTCTCGGCGGCTCGACGGAGCGGGGCGGGCAGCGGCACGCCGGGGCCGCGGGCCGGCAGCGCGACCAGCCCCGCGGGGTTCAGGGGCACGCCGGGCCGGGCCTCCTCGACGAAGGGCGCCAGCCAGTCGCTCGCGGCGAGGAGCGGCTCGGGGTCGACGCTGTAGTAGCGGTGCTGCCCCTTCTCGCGCACCCGCACGAGGCCCGCGTCGCGCAGGACCCGGAGGTGCTTAGACACGGTGGGCTGGCTCACCCCCAGCTCGGTCACCATCTCGCCCACGCTGGTCTCGCCGGCACTGCTGCGCAGGAGGACGCCGAGGAGGTCCCGTCTCGTGGGGTCGGCGATCACGGTGAAGATGTCGGCCATGGGGGCAAGGGTACTGAGTGGCGCTGCCTAGTACCATGACGGTCTTCGGGTGAGATCGACGGGTCAGGAGGGCCAGGTGACGTCAGCGACGCCTCTGATGCGCCCGCCGTCGCCCGGCAGGAGGCCGGGGCTCGGCAGGCCCGGCCAGCCCGCGCGACCTCTCGCCCGATTCCGCGAAGCCGTCGACGACGCGAGCCGGAAGTCGCCGGCGCGATTCGCGATCCTGATCTTCACGACCCTGATCCTGCTGTTCACCGCGATCTTCATGCTGCCGATCTCGTCGACCTCGGGCACCGTGACCCCCCTCGCCGACTCGCTCTTCACTGCGGTCTCGGTCATCTGCGTCACCGGCCTCGCCACCGTCGACATGGCCACGCACTGGTCGCTGTTCGGCCACGTGGTGATCTTCGTGGGCGTGCAGATCGGGGCGATCGGCGTCCTGACGGTGGCGAGCATCCTGGGCCTCGTCGTCTCCCGCCGCCTCGGCCTCCGCTCCCGGCTGATGGCCGCCAGCGACGGCAACCCTCTGCGAGCGCACGCCGGGCCGGTCCCGGAGGGCCAGGCCGTCCGCCTCGGCGAGGTCGGCGGCCTCCTGACGACGGTCGCCGTCAGCGCGCTGGCGATCGAGCTGGTGATCGGGATCCTGCTCATCCCGCGGATGCTGATCGACGGCATCCCGTTCGGCGACGCGGTGCTCGACAGCTTCTACTACGCGGCGATGGCGTTCACGAACACCGGCTTCACCCCGAACGCGTCGGGGCTGGCGCCGTTCCAGGGCGACTTCTTCTTCCTGGGGCTGCTGATGGTGGCGGTGTTCCTCGGCAGCATCGGGTTCCCGGTGATCTACGCGATCACCCGCAATCCGCTGCATCCGCGCCGCTGGTCGCTGCACGTGAAGCTGACCCTCGTGACGACCGGGATCCTGCTCGTCGCCGGCATGGTGCTCTACATCGTCCTGGAGTTCGACAACCCCCGGACGTTCGGCGCGAAAGACGCCGGCACCACGGTCTTCGAGTCGCTGTTCCTCAGCACGATGGCGCGCTCCGGCGGCTTCTCGACGATCGACATCTCGCACCTGCACGACTCGAGCCTCCTGGTCACCGACATGCTGATGTTCATCGGCGGCGGGTCGGCGTCGACTGCGGGCGGGCTGAAGGTGACCACGCTGGCGGTCCTGTTCCTGGCCGCCTTCGCCGAGGCCCGGGGCAAGCGGAGCATCGAGGCCTTCGGACGCAGGATCCCCTCCGACGTCCTGCGCCTCGCGGTGAGCGTGGCCCTCTGGGGCGCGACGATCGTGGCCGTGGCGACCATCGTGGTCCTGCAGATCACCAAGGCCGAGCTCTCGCACGTGCTCTTCGAGGTGATCTCGGCCTTCGCCACCTGCGGCCTGTCGACAGGTCTCACGAGCGAGCTGCCGGACAGCGCCAAGTACGTCCTCGTCGTCACGATGTGGATGGGGCGCGTTGGTACAGTGACTCTCGCCGTGGCCCTGGCCAACAGCCAGCGCCGACAGCTGTTCACGCGCCCCGAAGAAAGGCCCATCGTTGGCTGACCGGATCCCCCACGACGCCCCCGTCCTCGTGATCGGCCTCGGGCGGTTCGGGGCCGCGACGGCGGGCCAGCTGGAACGGCAGGATCGCGACGTCCTCGTCGTCGACACCGACGTCGCGCTGGTGCAGAAGTGGGCCGACCGCGTCACGCACGCCGTGCAGGCCGACGCGCGCGACATCGACGCCCTCCGTCAGATCGGCGCGGCCGACTTCGGCATCGCGGTCGTCGGCGTGGGGTCGTCGCTCGAGGCGAGCGTGCTCATCACGGCCAACCTCGTCGACCTCGAGATCCCGCAGATCTGGGCGAAGGCAGTATCGCAGTCGCACGGCAAGATCCTGACCAGGATCGGCGCCACCCACGTGATCTACCCGGAGGCGGAGGCCGGCGAGCGCGTCGCGCACCTCGTCTCCGGCCGCATGCTCGACTACATCGAGTTCGACGACGAGTTCGCGATCGTCAAGATGTACCCGCCGAGGTCGGTGCGGGGGCAGGCCCTCGGGGCCTGCGCGGTGCTGCCGAAGTTCGGCGTGACGATCGTCGGGGTGAAGAGCCCGGGCGGAGCGTTCCAGGAGGCGCGGCCCGAGACGGTCGTCGGCGACCACGACCTCATCATCGCCAGCGGCACCGAGACCGACCTGGAGCGCTTCGCGGCGCTGGAGTCGTAGGCCGGCTGCGTCTCGGACCTGCGCGGATCAGCCCGCGGCGATCTCGCGGGCGCGCGCCAGGGCGGCGGCCGTCGCCCGGTCGAACAGGCCCTTCAGATCGCCCGACTGCAGGACCTCGACGGCCTTCTCGGTCGTGCCGTTCGGGCTCGTGACCCGCCGGCGCAGCTCGTCGGGCGCGATCACGTCGTGCGCCAGGAGCTCGGACGCGCCGCGGAAGGTCCCCTGGACCATGACGGCGGCCTGCGCCTCGGTGAAGCCGAGGTCGACGGCCGTGCGGGTGAGCTCCTCGATGAGGAAGAAGACATAGGCGGGCCCCGACCCGGAGATGGTCGAGAGGGCGTCGATGCTCGACTCCGGGATCGTGACGACCTCGCCGACGCACCCGAAGAGGCGCTGCACGACCTCGAGGTCGGCGTCCGACGAGCGGGTGCCTCTGGCGAGACCGGTGACGCCGAGGCCGACGAGCGACGGCGTGTTCGGCATCGACCGCAGCACCGCCACGTGATCCGGCAGCACCGACTCCATCGTCTCGACGGTGATGCCCGCCGCGAGACTCACGACGATCGTGCCGGGCTCGAGCACGGGGGCGATCTCGCGGAGCAGGTCGACGACCAGGTACGGCTTCACCCCGATCAGCACGATCCTGGCGCCGGTCACCGCCGAGGCGTTGGCCGCAGGATCGGTCTCGGTCGCCAGCGAGGTGACCGCCCCGTGCCGGAGTGCGGCAGCCTTCGCCTCCGTGCGGTTCGTGACGCGGATGCCGCCCTCGACGGTCACACCGGGTCGGAGAAGGCCCTGCAGGATCGCGCCGCCCATCGATCCTGCGCCGAGGATCGCGGTGGCTGGGAGCGTCGTGGTCATGCGTCCATCCTAGGATTGAGCCCGGTGAACCCGGAGAACAGCCCATGGCGACAGGACGAGTGACACAGATGAGCGAAAAGGTCGAAGGCGGCCACGGCCACGGAACGAAAGCGATCCTCGCCGCGCTGGGCGCGAACCTCGGGATCGCGCTCGTCAAGATCATCGCGTGGGCAGTGTCGGGCTCCGCGTCGATGCTGGCGGAGGGCGTCCACTCGATCGCCGACTCCGCGAACCAGCTGCTGCTCCTCCTCGGCGGCCGCCGGTCGAAGCGGCAGGCCGACGCCGAGCACCCGTTCGGCTACGGCCGCGAGCGCTACGTGTACGCGTTCGTGGTGTCGATCATCCTGTTCTCCATCGGCGGCGTCTTCTCGCTGTACGAGGGCATCGAGAAGGTCCAGGAACCGCACGAGCTCGAGAACTGGTGGCTGCCGATGCTGGTGCTCGTCATCGCGATCGGGCTCGAGAGCTTCTCGCTCCGCACCGCCCTCAAGGAGGCGCGTCCGCACAAGGGCGAGCTCGGCTGGTTCGCGTTCATCCGCCGGGCCAAGGCGCCCGAGCTGCCGGTCCTGCTTCTCGAAGACACCGCTGCTCTCACCGGACTCGTCTTCGCGTTCCTCGGCGTCGGACTGACCGTCCTGACCGACAACAGCCTGTTCGACGCACTCGGGACGATCATGATCGGGGTGCTCCTGATCCTGGTGGCCATCGTGCTCGGCATCGAGACGAAGAGCCTCCTCGTCGGCGAGGGCGCGTCGGCAGAAGACGTCGAGAAGATCCGGAAGGCGATCACCGGCGGCCCGGAGGTCGAGCAGATCATCCACATGAAGACGCTCTACCTCGGCCCCGACGAGCTGCTCGTCGGAGTGAAGGTCGCCATCGGCGGCCGCACTCTGCTCGCCGACGTGGCCTCGGCGATCAATACGGTCGAGGGCAGGATCCGCGCGGCCGTCCCGATCGCGCGCGTCATCTACATCGAGCCGGACGTCTGGGCGCCTCCCGGGGCCGAGCAGCCGACGACCGAGGCGATCGTCATCCGCTCGCTCGACTGAGCTCTCCGGCTGGAGCTAGCGGCGCGCAGCGAAGAAGTCGTCGAGGAGGGCCGCGCACTCGACGGCCCGGACGCCCGCGTACACCTCGGCCCGGTGGGGCAGACGACGGTCGCGCAGGATGTCGTAGACACTCCCGGCCGCCCCCGCCTTCTCGTCCCACGCCCCGAAGACGACGCGGGGCACCCGCGCTGCGAGGATCGCCCCGGCGCACATGGGGCAGGGCTCGAGCGTCACGACGAGAGTGCAGCCGGTGAGGTGGCGGTCGCCGAGGTGCGAGGCGGCGCGCCGGAGGGCGAGGACCTCGGCGTGGGCGGTCGGATCCTGGTCGAGCTCCCGCTCGTTCCTGCCCCGGCCGACGACGCGGCCGGCAGCGTCGATGACGAGCGCCCCGACGGGGACGTCTCCGGAGACCGCGCAGAGAGCGGCCTCGTCGATGGCCTGGCCCATGAGGGCGTCGTACTCGACGGGGATGAGTGGCACGCGGCTCCTCCTCCCGGCTCGACTCCGCTAGCCTCGAGCCTATGCGAGTGCACGTGGCGGACCACCCCCTGATCACCCACAAGTTGACGGTCCTCCGCGATCGCGAGACGAAGTCGCCCACGTTCCGGGCGCTCACCGAGGAGCTCGTCACGCTCCTCGCCTACGAGGCCACCCGCAGCGTCCGCACGGAGCCCGTCGACATCCAGACGCCCGTCGGCCCGACCACGGGGCTGGCCATCTCGAAGCCCCGCCCGCTGGTGGTCCCGATCCTGCGCGCCGGTCTGGGCATGCTCGAGGGCATGACGAAGCTCGTCCCGAGCGCCGAGGTCGGGTTCCTCGGCATGATGCGCGACGAAGAGACGCTGCAGCCGGTCACCTACGCCGAGCGCCTGCCCGACGACCTGTCGAACCGGCAGTGCTTCGTCCTCGACCCCATGCTCGCCACCGGCGGCTCGCTGATCGCCGCCATCGACTTCCTGCTCGACCGGGGCGCCGTCGACGTCACCGCCGTGTGCATCCTGGCGTCGCCCGAGGGCCTCGCCGCCGTCGAGAAGGCGATGCACGGGCGCGAGGTGCACATCGTCCTGGGCGCGGTCGACGAGCAGCTGAACGACCAGGGCTACATCGTCCCGGGCCTCGGCGACGCCGGCGACCGGCTGTACGGGCTGGCCTGAGGCGTTCCGCCCTCCAGCTCCCGTTCGTCTCCGCGGCGCTGCGCGTCTCGGCGGTGCCCGCGAGTCGGTTGACACGTCCGCGACCGTTACGACACAATCGGACTCATGACTGCATCCACGCACGCCCCGATCCGAGAGACGGTCGTCTCCCGAGGTCTCGCGGAGCGCGCCACCATGATGGTGGCGACGGCAGTCATGTGTTGTCGAATGTCGGCCTGACCGGCCTCCCTCGTTCGACCCGCCGAGTCTCCGTCGGCCTGCAGGCCTGATACCGCTGCCTGCCACTGACACCGTCTCCCCCGCACCCCGGTGAGACGGCCTGACTCCGGATGCACAGTCCGCCCCACCCGGCGGCGCGTCCCTTCCCGTTCCGCCTCCTGAGCATCATCTCGCCAGGACGCGCGAGCCTAGCGGCACACACCGAAGGCATCGCGTTCCTTCTCCGCACCCGGCAGCAGCATCCGGCCGGGTTGGCGGACGAACGGATCCTTCCCCAGTCCCAAAGGACTCCATCCCATGTCTCTCGCCCTCGACACCACCAGCACCGCAAGCACCAGCACCACCACGGCCGCCGCCCCGGCCCGCCACCTGACGGCGGTCGCCCCCGCCGAAGCGGCCCCCGCTCCCCGCCTGAAGGCCGTCCCGGCCGGCACCGAGGCCCGCGGCTTCGTCCTCTACGTCGGAATCGACGAGCTCAAGGCCGCCGAGGCGGGCACCAGCCTCGGCGACATCGTCTCTCAGCTCCGCGCTCTGACCGCCCAGCTCGCCCCCGCTGCCGAGACGCACGCGGCCGTGGCTCTCGCCCCGGAAGGCGCGGGCGGGCGCGACGTCGACGTGGTCCGGCTCGCGCTGCAGGATCCTGCGGCCCTCGCGAAGCACCGCCACACCGAGGTCGACGAGGAGCCCGGCGCCCGCGGCGGGGTCGTCGTCGACATCTCGCGCAAGCGCCTCCTGCTCGACGGCGACGTCGCCCCGCTCACGTACAAGGAGTTCGAGCTGCTGCAGTACCTCGTGCTCCGCGAGGGCCGCACGATCGACCGCGCCGAGCTGATCTCGAGCCTCTGGTCGGCCGGCGACGACGAGGTGCCGAACGAGCGCACCATCGACGTGCACGTGCGGCGGCTGCGGTCGAAGCTCGGGGCGTTCGAGGACATCGTCCGCACCGTCCGCGGAGTCGGGTACCGGTTCGACCGTCACGCCGACGTGTCGATCCGGCAGGCCTCGACGCCGTCGCCCGACGTCTTCTGAGCCCGACCGCTGCTTCTCGACACTCCCAGAAGTGCCGAGCAGGCGGGATGCGGTCCCCCGGCGTGCCGACAGGGCGTCCCCCGGCAGAGCGAACGGCTGGTTTCTTCTGGGTGTCTTCTCAGACAAATAACGATTCGGTAACTAGACGCCGTTACCAAGCCGTTATAGATTGAGGTCACTGAAGTTGTTTGCTGTGGCAACGTCAGTGGAATGTGATTGCAGGACACTCTTGGTGCAAGGGAGAGGGTCGGTCTCAAGCCTCTGAGATCGACCCTCAGTCCGTTAACAGTCGAGTTCTCCACAGTGCCCGTCCTCAGGCGGGCGGCTGTCGGTGGCCCTTCGTAGACTGGACGCCAGTCGTCGGGGTGAGGAGCACCAGTGGTCGAGAGAGCGGTGAGCCAGAGAGGCGTCAGCCAGAAGAGTCTGGCCGTCAGCGCGTGGGAGTCGCTCTTCCGTGCCCAGGTCACGATCATGCGCGAGCTCACGGCGACGTTCCCCACCGGGCAGATCTCCTTCAACGAGTACGACGTCCTGTTCAACCTGACGAATCAGCCCGAGCGCCGCGCCCGCCTCAAAGAGCTGACGCACCACCTCCTCCTCACGCAGCCGAGCATCAGCCGCCTCGTCGACCGCCTGTCGACCAAGGGCGTCGTCGAGAAGCTGAGCGACCCGGGCGACGCCCGCGGCATCATCGTCGCCCTAACGCCCCTCGGCTACGACGTCTTCCGCAGCACCGCCGTCGGGCACGCCGAGGCGATCTCCCGACGGGTCGGCGGCACCCTCTCGAGCGACGAGCTCCAGCAGCTGATGGAGCTCTGCACGAAGCTCCGTCTCGGACCACCCATCGCCGACGTGCCGGCGGCCGAGGAGTGCCCCGTGATCGACGAGCCGAGCCCGGGCGGCCCCACAGCGCCTGCACCCGCAACCGCGCCCGCGACTGCGACTGCAACCGCGACTTCGCCTCTCACAGCGCCAGCGACACCGACCGTCTCGGCCGGTCTCTGAGTGGCCGAGGAGAAGCCCATCGGCCCCACCCTCGTCTGGCTCCGCGACGACCTCCGCCTGAGTGACAACCCGGCACTGCACCACGCCCTCGAGCGGGGCGGCGACGTCGTGGTGGCATTCGTCCACGACGAGGAGACGCCCGGCATCCGGCCGCTCGGTGCTGCGTCGAAGTGGTGGCTGCATCAGAGCCTCAGCAGGCTCGCCGGCGACCTCGAGTCGCGCGGGTCGCGGCTGATCCTGCGCCGGGGGGCCGCCGCCGAGGTCATCGCCTCGCTGATCGACGAATCGGGCGCCGACGCCGTCGTCTGGAACCGCCGCTACGCCAAGGGCGCCCGCGACGCCGATGCCGCGCTCAAGAAGGCACTCACCGAGAGCGGCATCGAGGTGCACAGCTTCCAGGCCAACCTGCTCTTCGAGCCCTGGACCATCCAGACCGGCCAGGGCACGCCGTTCAAGGTCTTCACGCCGTTCTACCGCGCCTGCCTCGCGCAGCCCGAGCCGCGTCACCCCTTCCCCGCGCCCGAGACCATCCCGTCCGGCGCGGCCGCCGAGCTCCCGAGCGACGACCTCGCCTCCTGGGGCTTCGAGCCGACGCGCCCCGACTGGGCCGGCGGTCTCCGCGAGCGGTGGCAGCCGGGCGAGGCCGGAGCGCACGAGCGCCTCGAGGCCTTCATCCGCGACGACCTCGGCGACTACGGCGACCGCGACTTCCCGGCCGACGACACCACGAGCCACCTGTCGCCGTACCTCCGGTTCGGCGAGATCAGCCCGTTCCAGGTCTGGCACCGGCTCCGCGGCAGGGTGCCTTCCTCGGCCCAAGGTCAGGTCGGCGGGTTCCTCCGCGAGGTCGTCTGGCGCGAGTTCAACAACGTCGTGCTCTACTCCACGCCCGACCTCGCCACGCAGAACTACCGGCCCGAGTTCGACGAGTTCGACTGGAACGAGCCCGATCCTGCCGTCCTGGAGGCCTGGCAGCAGGGCAGGACGGGCGTGCCCCTCGTCGACGCGGGCATGCGCGAGCTCTGGAAGACCGGCGTCATGCACAACCGCGTCCGCATGGTGGTGGCCAGTTTCCTGATCAAGAACCTCCTGATCGACTGGCGCCTCGGCGAGCAGTGGTTCTGGGACACCCTCGTCGACGCCGACGACGCGAACAACCCGGCGAACTGGCAGTGGGTCGCCGGCTCCGGGGCCGACGCGGCGCCGTTCTTCCGCGTCTTCAACCCGGAGCTGCAGGCGTCGAAGTTCGACAAGCACGGCGAGTACGTGAGGCAGTGGGTGCCGGAGTACGGCACCGACGCCTACCCCGACCCGATCGTCGACCTGAAAGAGACCCGGCGCCGAGCGCTCGACCGCTACGACACGATGCGACGGAAGGCCGGCCTGGCATGAGACTCGACCCCGCGGCTCTCCGCGACGCC is a genomic window of Frondihabitans peucedani containing:
- the proC gene encoding pyrroline-5-carboxylate reductase; amino-acid sequence: MTTTLPATAILGAGSMGGAILQGLLRPGVTVEGGIRVTNRTEAKAAALRHGAVTSLATETDPAANASAVTGARIVLIGVKPYLVVDLLREIAPVLEPGTIVVSLAAGITVETMESVLPDHVAVLRSMPNTPSLVGLGVTGLARGTRSSDADLEVVQRLFGCVGEVVTIPESSIDALSTISGSGPAYVFFLIEELTRTAVDLGFTEAQAAVMVQGTFRGASELLAHDVIAPDELRRRVTSPNGTTEKAVEVLQSGDLKGLFDRATAAALARAREIAAG
- a CDS encoding TrkH family potassium uptake protein; amino-acid sequence: MRPPSPGRRPGLGRPGQPARPLARFREAVDDASRKSPARFAILIFTTLILLFTAIFMLPISSTSGTVTPLADSLFTAVSVICVTGLATVDMATHWSLFGHVVIFVGVQIGAIGVLTVASILGLVVSRRLGLRSRLMAASDGNPLRAHAGPVPEGQAVRLGEVGGLLTTVAVSALAIELVIGILLIPRMLIDGIPFGDAVLDSFYYAAMAFTNTGFTPNASGLAPFQGDFFFLGLLMVAVFLGSIGFPVIYAITRNPLHPRRWSLHVKLTLVTTGILLVAGMVLYIVLEFDNPRTFGAKDAGTTVFESLFLSTMARSGGFSTIDISHLHDSSLLVTDMLMFIGGGSASTAGGLKVTTLAVLFLAAFAEARGKRSIEAFGRRIPSDVLRLAVSVALWGATIVAVATIVVLQITKAELSHVLFEVISAFATCGLSTGLTSELPDSAKYVLVVTMWMGRVGTVTLAVALANSQRRQLFTRPEERPIVG
- a CDS encoding winged helix-turn-helix domain-containing protein; amino-acid sequence: MSLALDTTSTASTSTTTAAAPARHLTAVAPAEAAPAPRLKAVPAGTEARGFVLYVGIDELKAAEAGTSLGDIVSQLRALTAQLAPAAETHAAVALAPEGAGGRDVDVVRLALQDPAALAKHRHTEVDEEPGARGGVVVDISRKRLLLDGDVAPLTYKEFELLQYLVLREGRTIDRAELISSLWSAGDDEVPNERTIDVHVRRLRSKLGAFEDIVRTVRGVGYRFDRHADVSIRQASTPSPDVF
- a CDS encoding cation diffusion facilitator family transporter, translated to MSEKVEGGHGHGTKAILAALGANLGIALVKIIAWAVSGSASMLAEGVHSIADSANQLLLLLGGRRSKRQADAEHPFGYGRERYVYAFVVSIILFSIGGVFSLYEGIEKVQEPHELENWWLPMLVLVIAIGLESFSLRTALKEARPHKGELGWFAFIRRAKAPELPVLLLEDTAALTGLVFAFLGVGLTVLTDNSLFDALGTIMIGVLLILVAIVLGIETKSLLVGEGASAEDVEKIRKAITGGPEVEQIIHMKTLYLGPDELLVGVKVAIGGRTLLADVASAINTVEGRIRAAVPIARVIYIEPDVWAPPGAEQPTTEAIVIRSLD
- a CDS encoding TrkA family potassium uptake protein, encoding MADRIPHDAPVLVIGLGRFGAATAGQLERQDRDVLVVDTDVALVQKWADRVTHAVQADARDIDALRQIGAADFGIAVVGVGSSLEASVLITANLVDLEIPQIWAKAVSQSHGKILTRIGATHVIYPEAEAGERVAHLVSGRMLDYIEFDDEFAIVKMYPPRSVRGQALGACAVLPKFGVTIVGVKSPGGAFQEARPETVVGDHDLIIASGTETDLERFAALES
- a CDS encoding nucleoside deaminase, producing MGQAIDEAALCAVSGDVPVGALVIDAAGRVVGRGRNERELDQDPTAHAEVLALRRAASHLGDRHLTGCTLVVTLEPCPMCAGAILAARVPRVVFGAWDEKAGAAGSVYDILRDRRLPHRAEVYAGVRAVECAALLDDFFAARR
- a CDS encoding MarR family winged helix-turn-helix transcriptional regulator produces the protein MSQRGVSQKSLAVSAWESLFRAQVTIMRELTATFPTGQISFNEYDVLFNLTNQPERRARLKELTHHLLLTQPSISRLVDRLSTKGVVEKLSDPGDARGIIVALTPLGYDVFRSTAVGHAEAISRRVGGTLSSDELQQLMELCTKLRLGPPIADVPAAEECPVIDEPSPGGPTAPAPATAPATATATATSPLTAPATPTVSAGL
- a CDS encoding deoxyribodipyrimidine photo-lyase, which produces MAEEKPIGPTLVWLRDDLRLSDNPALHHALERGGDVVVAFVHDEETPGIRPLGAASKWWLHQSLSRLAGDLESRGSRLILRRGAAAEVIASLIDESGADAVVWNRRYAKGARDADAALKKALTESGIEVHSFQANLLFEPWTIQTGQGTPFKVFTPFYRACLAQPEPRHPFPAPETIPSGAAAELPSDDLASWGFEPTRPDWAGGLRERWQPGEAGAHERLEAFIRDDLGDYGDRDFPADDTTSHLSPYLRFGEISPFQVWHRLRGRVPSSAQGQVGGFLREVVWREFNNVVLYSTPDLATQNYRPEFDEFDWNEPDPAVLEAWQQGRTGVPLVDAGMRELWKTGVMHNRVRMVVASFLIKNLLIDWRLGEQWFWDTLVDADDANNPANWQWVAGSGADAAPFFRVFNPELQASKFDKHGEYVRQWVPEYGTDAYPDPIVDLKETRRRALDRYDTMRRKAGLA
- the upp gene encoding uracil phosphoribosyltransferase, encoding MRVHVADHPLITHKLTVLRDRETKSPTFRALTEELVTLLAYEATRSVRTEPVDIQTPVGPTTGLAISKPRPLVVPILRAGLGMLEGMTKLVPSAEVGFLGMMRDEETLQPVTYAERLPDDLSNRQCFVLDPMLATGGSLIAAIDFLLDRGAVDVTAVCILASPEGLAAVEKAMHGREVHIVLGAVDEQLNDQGYIVPGLGDAGDRLYGLA
- a CDS encoding metalloregulator ArsR/SmtB family transcription factor; amino-acid sequence: MADIFTVIADPTRRDLLGVLLRSSAGETSVGEMVTELGVSQPTVSKHLRVLRDAGLVRVREKGQHRYYSVDPEPLLAASDWLAPFVEEARPGVPLNPAGLVALPARGPGVPLPAPLRRAAENLPDVGEVGTTLGRVVAGAQNRIPGPIKKRLGHREQG